From the genome of Anopheles moucheti chromosome 3, idAnoMoucSN_F20_07, whole genome shotgun sequence, one region includes:
- the LOC128300743 gene encoding RB1-inducible coiled-coil protein 1 isoform X1, whose translation MFIFHVDQGRMLTFKTECMMNDIRKLKEMIERNHAIPARNIVLLVSGGVLLHDDSRACDYATGTDTNPIYMFCKTVGESPLLSPGPIKETEVDLEGLVRKSLELPISFSTLAARAQLAQNIYEMGREELRRCEALVHEQHLQQQGWAAVVANMEDTIKEFQARRECFNAFYEEQLEIHGEQMKILEDFDKSLQQLADIPILSPLMENAESRPYGVFNEVFNPSITTNSGTSRTASNNKQSEQVAAGAIESSSQAPTEGRTSDDTGTQTANLSEPQNPDAVESGAEMTTAEGATNEIVLTEVERARGISLLDWISERKGHLTLKRMAEECRINIDKFNRAQLMNFNERIDKAVKQSQSHEIKVVKGLEERLRGLDELLATAKKLLDDQNARAQGILKNQERATKIGDVSVLPDLCSMHQNTLQVMKGNHENLLEYRRRCTVAKDELGFNLTKRVKYIMNVETRVHELDSTLQLYHTSLQRLRKHLNIIDQIHLVPSTYVSAVTEVVRRRMFSSAFLKWASDLACRLMMIYNEEVARRDNFAKMFEGHFLSTLFPGMNDMPPSYAIQAPSVFDSSLPALDKQDLVELSRYLPELTERYPLPNIASVIDFFQARSVEQQRLQQNDGSNAEKDDVSIRSKDNANASSNENVESSNVADQQTGVKESDNRIGAESETDTEDYEKVQNQSPLGGCSRREDTPKIPVAMTCTVATCTEPIETVCAETLTEDNIGTTRLEVERLKGLLSSVHQLSQDSMMMLRDQLARVRAESETNRTQFQSELSAVDRAWNDIQQMARNRERETIQQLTVDHELEMNDLRKSVHQMDDEIQSLRSDNSTMKASHIETVSSYEQEKKLLNDQIAQMHKVIERQESQLANSETDHKQAIQEVIEQLEHKHRTEIESLRCRFKLMATSMDRSPSDTSLEKIEKPDMIDIGTHEQLLAQVRDDCQQEKERAVRSAVEEARQRWEANAIGSGGVAVGSAGSAGRLHRSYGAAGSPSSGSQDVYKRILDEKDRQLDELRDKESQLLREVMRMRETIQSLTDPELSPLNDHSCREQLEALETDRQQMTEELVKLHEGMKMLEMEKSTLSRELEKHRKDTSQLLTCSEGDTVTYVWNPLYAQYTIVQVSDFIYFMHESSYKELAIMPPVKNELPSVLFGFGTVMRKDFCHARKDDNRYGVSRGTQFYRVKLKAASVAKKSKGRPWSSRAESYQQPPTAVVTIEMQSSSNTAPINSSVTGRLIDSFAQTEQPSSSSTTVSTEAMLIGTSIGDGSKSPTGTSRDMIDSGVVEQQRSSYRERNISITDEDDLVAGIGSTGSIDRIRYQSVCEEDDPAGEDDTDGGLPESTGGSSSATDYPSCYTSATSIVAIRTAALRTMTGSQMRGSPSLVTATSAPTIIADSGNNSEASTASVHTHPLSTNNDSQPAQSSLTIESGGAGYGSIADDVSDSADSEYRSLEGNDPEDSDSAAAPLPKTQDDRSDH comes from the exons ATGTTCATATTCCACGTGGATCAAGGTCGCATGTTGACCTTTAAGACGGAGTGCATGATGAATGA CATTCGGAAGCTGAAGGAGATGATAGAACGGAACCACGCAATACCGGCCAGGAATATCGTACTGCTTGTCAGCGGTGGCGTGCTGCTGCACGATGACAGTCGCGCCTGTGATTATGCAACTGGCACTGACACAAATCCGATCTATATGTTTTGTAAAACGGTCGGAGAGTCGCCGCTTCTGTCACCCGGACCCATCAAGGAGA CTGAGGTCGATCTGGAAGGTCTAGTGAGGAAAAGTCTGGAGCTTCCCATTTCATTTTCGACGCTCGCTGCACGTGCACAGTTGGCTCAAAATATCTATGAGATGGGTCGCGAGGAGCTGCGGCGTTGTGAAGCGCTCGTACATGAGCAACATCTGCAACAGCAGGGCTGGGCGGCAGTTGTCGCAAACATGGAGGACACAATCAAAGAGTTTCAGGCAAGGCGCGAgtgttttaatgctttttaCGAGGAACAGTTAGAGATTCACGGGGAACAGATGAAAATTTTGGAAGA ttTTGACAAAAGCCTACAACAGCTGGCAGACATTCCAATCCTATCGCCACTGATGGAAAATGCCGAATCACGCCCGTACGGCGTGTTTAATGAGGTGTTTAACCCAAGCATAACGACAAACAGTGGTACTAGCAGAACGGCTAGTAATAACAAGCAATCCGAGCAAGTAGCAGCCGGTGCGATTGAATCTTCGAGCCAGGCACCGACGGAAGGGAGAACAAGTGACGATACGGGTACACAAACGGCAAATTTGTCAGAGCCTCAAAACCCAGACGCGGTGGAAAGTGGTGCAGAAATGACAACAGCTGAAGGTGCAACGAATGAGATCGTGTTGACGGAGGTGGAACGAGCGAGAGGTATATCGCTGCTCGACTGGATATCCGAAAGGAAGGGTCATCTAACGCTAAAGCGTATGGCCGAGGAATGTCGGATCAATATCGACAAATTCAACCGAGCACAATTGATGAACTTCAATGAACGCATTGACAAAGCGGTGAAACAATCGCAAAGT CATGAAATAAAGGTCGTCAAGGGATTGGAGGAACGATTACGAGGGTTGGATGAATTGCTAGCGACCGCAAAAAAACTTCTCGACGATCAAAATGCAAGAGCGCAAGGTATTTTGAAAAATCAGGAACGTGCGACCAAAATCGGTGATGTTTCAGTCCTTCCCGATCTGTGTTCGATGCACCAGAACACGTTGCAAGTGATGAAAGGCAACCATGAAAATCTTCTGGAATATCGGCGTCGTTGCACGGTTGCGAAGGATGAGCTTGGTTTCAACCTAACCAAAAGAGTAAA GTACATTATGAACGTGGAAACAAGGGTGCATGAGCTGGACAGTACCCTGCAACTTTACCATACGTCGCTGCAGCGCTTGCGAAAGCATCTGAACATCATCGATCAAATTCATCTGGTGCCCAGCACATACGTGAGCGCCGTGACGGAAGTGGTCCGTCGGCGTATGTTTTCTAGCGCATTCTTAAAG TGGGCTTCCGATTTGGCATGCCGCCTGATGATGATATACAACGAGGAAGTAGCAAGACGTGACAATTTTGCTAAAATGTTTGAGGGTCACTTCCTGAGCACTCTGTTTCCAGGCATGAACGATATGCCACCGTCCTACGCCATACAGGCACCATCGGTGTTCGATTCTAGTCTACCAGCGTTGGACAAGCAGG ACCTTGTAGAACTGTCCCGTTACCTGCCTGAACTGACGGAAAGGTATCCGCTACCGAATATAGCTTCTGTGATAGATTTTTTTCAAGCTCGATCGGTAGAGCAGCAGCGACTGCAGCAAAATGATGGTAGTAACGCCGAGAAAGACGATGTCTCCATTCGAAGCAAAGACAACGCAAATGCATCCAGTAACGAAAACGTCGAATCTTCGAATGTGGCCGACCAGCAAACAGGCGTAAAAGAAAGTGATAA CAGGATTGGAGCGGAATCGGAAACCGACACCGAGGATTATGAAAAGGTTCAGAATCAAAGTCCACTCGGTGGATGTTCCAGGCGAGAGGATACACCGAAGATACCTGTTGCGATGACGTGCACCGTTGCTACTTGCACCGAACCGATAGAGACGGTTTGTGCGGAGACACTAACAGAG GATAATATCGGCACGACGCGCTTGGAAGTGGAAAGACTCAAAGGTTTACTCAGCAGTGTTCACCAGCTATCGCAGGattcgatgatgatgttgcggGATCAGTTGGCACGGGTGCGTGCCGAGTCCGAAACCAATCGCACGCAGTTCCAATCAGAGTTAAGTGCAGTGGATCGGGCGTGGAATGATATTCAGCAGATGGCACGCAATCGCGAACGAGAAACTATTCAGCAGCTAACGGTCGATCACGAGTTGGAAATGAACGACTTACGCAAGAGCGTTCATCAGATGGATGATGAAATTCAATCGCTACGGTCAGACAACAGTACAATGAAGGCGAGCCACATCGAAACAGTATCGAGTTACGAGCAAGAAAAGAAGTTACTGAATGATCAGATTGCCCAAATGCACAAGGTAATCGAACGGCAGGAGAGTCAGCTAGCGAATTCCGAGACAGACCATAAGCAGGCAATCCAGGAGGTAATTGAGCAGTTGGAGCACAAGCACCGAACCGAAATTGAATCGTTACGCTGCCGGTTCAAGCTAATGGCGACCAGTATGGATCGTTCACCATCCGACACGAGTCTTGAGAAGATCGAGAAGCCGGACATGATCGACATTGGGACGCATGAGCAGCTGCTGGCGCAGGTGCGTGATGATTGCCAGCAAGAAAAAGAACGAGCAGTAAGGTCGGCGGTCGAGGAAGCACGACAACGATGGGAAGCAAATGCCATTGGCAGTGGTGGCGTTGCTGTTGGTAGTGCGGGCAGTGCGGGACGGTTGCACCGTTCGTATGGAGCGGCTGGTTCACCTAGCAGTGGCAGCCAGGACGTGTACAAGCGCATCCTGGATGAAAAGGATCGTCAATTGGACGAGTTGCGCGATAAGGAATCACAACTGCTTCGGGAGGTAATGCGTATGCGGGAAACGATTCAATCCCTTACCGATCCTGAGTTGAGTCCGTTGAATGATCATAGCTGTCGCGAACAGTTGGAAGCGCTGGAAACAGATCGGCAACAGATGACGGAAGAGCTTGTTAAACTGCATGAGGGTATGAAAATGCTTGAGATGGAAAAGAGCACTTTGTCTCGTGAGCTGGAAAAGCATCGGAAAGACACATCACAGTTGTTGACATGTTCCGAAGGAGATACCGTAACGTATGTGTGGAATCCCCTTTATGCGCAGTACACCATTGTGCAG GTATCAGATTTCATCTACTTCATGCACGAAAGCAGCTATAAGGAACTGGCCATAATGCCACCAGTAAAGAATGAGCTACCATCAGTTTTGTTCGGTTTTGGGACAGTTATGCGCAAGGACTTTTGTCATGCACGTAAAGATGATAACCGGTACGGCGTTTCACGAGGTACCCAATTCTATCGCGTAAAGCTAAAGGCTGCAAGTGTTGCAAAGAAGAGTAAAG GTCGCCCATGGTCGAGTAGAGCAGAGTCATATCAACAACCTCCCACGGCTGTGGTGACGATTGAAATGCAATCAAGCAGTAATACGGCACCAATTAACAGCAGTGTCACCGGTAGGTTGATAGATTCTTTTGCACAAACGGAACAACCGTCATCATCTTCAACCACGGTATCGACGGAGGCCATGCTGATCGGGACATCGATCGGAGACGGTAGTAAATCGCCGACCGGTACTAGTCGCGACATGATCGACTCTGGTGTGGTCGAGCAGCAGCGCAGCAGCTATCGTGAGCGCAACATTAGCATCACGGATGAGGACGATTTGGTAGCTGGGATCGGATCGACTGGTAGTATCGATCGTATCCGCTATCAGAGCGTCTGTGAGGAGGACGATCCAGCCGGTGAGGATGATACGGACGGTGGCCTTCCGGAAAGCACCGGTGGTAGCAGCAGTGCGACG GATTATCCGTCTTGCTACACAAGCGCCACTTCCATAGTTGCCATTCGCACAGCTGCGTTACGCACCATGACGGGCTCTCAGATGCGAGGTTCACCATCGCTCGTCACTGCAACTTCAGCACCGACCATCATCGCCGACAGTGGTAACAACAGTGAAGCGTCCACTGCCAGCGTCCACACTCATCCGCTTTCCACCAACAACGACTCACAGCCGGCACAATCGTCGCTGACGATCGAAAGTGGCGGTGCCGGGTACGGATCAATCGCTGATGATGTGAGCGATTCGGCCGACTCCGAGTATCGGTCGCTTGAAGGCAACGATCCGGAGGACAGTGACAGTGCAGCGGCTCCACTGCCCAAAACACAAGACGATCGTAGCGACCATTAA
- the LOC128300743 gene encoding RB1-inducible coiled-coil protein 1 isoform X2: protein MFIFHVDQGRMLTFKTECMMNDIRKLKEMIERNHAIPARNIVLLVSGGVLLHDDSRACDYATGTDTNPIYMFCKTVGESPLLSPGPIKETEVDLEGLVRKSLELPISFSTLAARAQLAQNIYEMGREELRRCEALVHEQHLQQQGWAAVVANMEDTIKEFQARRECFNAFYEEQLEIHGEQMKILEDFDKSLQQLADIPILSPLMENAESRPYGVFNEVFNPSITTNSGTSRTASNNKQSEQVAAGAIESSSQAPTEGRTSDDTGTQTANLSEPQNPDAVESGAEMTTAEGATNEIVLTEVERARGISLLDWISERKGHLTLKRMAEECRINIDKFNRAQLMNFNERIDKAVKQSQSHEIKVVKGLEERLRGLDELLATAKKLLDDQNARAQGILKNQERATKIGDVSVLPDLCSMHQNTLQVMKGNHENLLEYRRRCTVAKDELGFNLTKRVKYIMNVETRVHELDSTLQLYHTSLQRLRKHLNIIDQIHLVPSTYVSAVTEVVRRRMFSSAFLKWASDLACRLMMIYNEEVARRDNFAKMFEGHFLSTLFPGMNDMPPSYAIQAPSVFDSSLPALDKQDLVELSRYLPELTERYPLPNIASVIDFFQARSVEQQRLQQNDGSNAEKDDVSIRSKDNANASSNENVESSNVADQQTGVKESDKIGAESETDTEDYEKVQNQSPLGGCSRREDTPKIPVAMTCTVATCTEPIETVCAETLTEDNIGTTRLEVERLKGLLSSVHQLSQDSMMMLRDQLARVRAESETNRTQFQSELSAVDRAWNDIQQMARNRERETIQQLTVDHELEMNDLRKSVHQMDDEIQSLRSDNSTMKASHIETVSSYEQEKKLLNDQIAQMHKVIERQESQLANSETDHKQAIQEVIEQLEHKHRTEIESLRCRFKLMATSMDRSPSDTSLEKIEKPDMIDIGTHEQLLAQVRDDCQQEKERAVRSAVEEARQRWEANAIGSGGVAVGSAGSAGRLHRSYGAAGSPSSGSQDVYKRILDEKDRQLDELRDKESQLLREVMRMRETIQSLTDPELSPLNDHSCREQLEALETDRQQMTEELVKLHEGMKMLEMEKSTLSRELEKHRKDTSQLLTCSEGDTVTYVWNPLYAQYTIVQVSDFIYFMHESSYKELAIMPPVKNELPSVLFGFGTVMRKDFCHARKDDNRYGVSRGTQFYRVKLKAASVAKKSKGRPWSSRAESYQQPPTAVVTIEMQSSSNTAPINSSVTGRLIDSFAQTEQPSSSSTTVSTEAMLIGTSIGDGSKSPTGTSRDMIDSGVVEQQRSSYRERNISITDEDDLVAGIGSTGSIDRIRYQSVCEEDDPAGEDDTDGGLPESTGGSSSATDYPSCYTSATSIVAIRTAALRTMTGSQMRGSPSLVTATSAPTIIADSGNNSEASTASVHTHPLSTNNDSQPAQSSLTIESGGAGYGSIADDVSDSADSEYRSLEGNDPEDSDSAAAPLPKTQDDRSDH, encoded by the exons ATGTTCATATTCCACGTGGATCAAGGTCGCATGTTGACCTTTAAGACGGAGTGCATGATGAATGA CATTCGGAAGCTGAAGGAGATGATAGAACGGAACCACGCAATACCGGCCAGGAATATCGTACTGCTTGTCAGCGGTGGCGTGCTGCTGCACGATGACAGTCGCGCCTGTGATTATGCAACTGGCACTGACACAAATCCGATCTATATGTTTTGTAAAACGGTCGGAGAGTCGCCGCTTCTGTCACCCGGACCCATCAAGGAGA CTGAGGTCGATCTGGAAGGTCTAGTGAGGAAAAGTCTGGAGCTTCCCATTTCATTTTCGACGCTCGCTGCACGTGCACAGTTGGCTCAAAATATCTATGAGATGGGTCGCGAGGAGCTGCGGCGTTGTGAAGCGCTCGTACATGAGCAACATCTGCAACAGCAGGGCTGGGCGGCAGTTGTCGCAAACATGGAGGACACAATCAAAGAGTTTCAGGCAAGGCGCGAgtgttttaatgctttttaCGAGGAACAGTTAGAGATTCACGGGGAACAGATGAAAATTTTGGAAGA ttTTGACAAAAGCCTACAACAGCTGGCAGACATTCCAATCCTATCGCCACTGATGGAAAATGCCGAATCACGCCCGTACGGCGTGTTTAATGAGGTGTTTAACCCAAGCATAACGACAAACAGTGGTACTAGCAGAACGGCTAGTAATAACAAGCAATCCGAGCAAGTAGCAGCCGGTGCGATTGAATCTTCGAGCCAGGCACCGACGGAAGGGAGAACAAGTGACGATACGGGTACACAAACGGCAAATTTGTCAGAGCCTCAAAACCCAGACGCGGTGGAAAGTGGTGCAGAAATGACAACAGCTGAAGGTGCAACGAATGAGATCGTGTTGACGGAGGTGGAACGAGCGAGAGGTATATCGCTGCTCGACTGGATATCCGAAAGGAAGGGTCATCTAACGCTAAAGCGTATGGCCGAGGAATGTCGGATCAATATCGACAAATTCAACCGAGCACAATTGATGAACTTCAATGAACGCATTGACAAAGCGGTGAAACAATCGCAAAGT CATGAAATAAAGGTCGTCAAGGGATTGGAGGAACGATTACGAGGGTTGGATGAATTGCTAGCGACCGCAAAAAAACTTCTCGACGATCAAAATGCAAGAGCGCAAGGTATTTTGAAAAATCAGGAACGTGCGACCAAAATCGGTGATGTTTCAGTCCTTCCCGATCTGTGTTCGATGCACCAGAACACGTTGCAAGTGATGAAAGGCAACCATGAAAATCTTCTGGAATATCGGCGTCGTTGCACGGTTGCGAAGGATGAGCTTGGTTTCAACCTAACCAAAAGAGTAAA GTACATTATGAACGTGGAAACAAGGGTGCATGAGCTGGACAGTACCCTGCAACTTTACCATACGTCGCTGCAGCGCTTGCGAAAGCATCTGAACATCATCGATCAAATTCATCTGGTGCCCAGCACATACGTGAGCGCCGTGACGGAAGTGGTCCGTCGGCGTATGTTTTCTAGCGCATTCTTAAAG TGGGCTTCCGATTTGGCATGCCGCCTGATGATGATATACAACGAGGAAGTAGCAAGACGTGACAATTTTGCTAAAATGTTTGAGGGTCACTTCCTGAGCACTCTGTTTCCAGGCATGAACGATATGCCACCGTCCTACGCCATACAGGCACCATCGGTGTTCGATTCTAGTCTACCAGCGTTGGACAAGCAGG ACCTTGTAGAACTGTCCCGTTACCTGCCTGAACTGACGGAAAGGTATCCGCTACCGAATATAGCTTCTGTGATAGATTTTTTTCAAGCTCGATCGGTAGAGCAGCAGCGACTGCAGCAAAATGATGGTAGTAACGCCGAGAAAGACGATGTCTCCATTCGAAGCAAAGACAACGCAAATGCATCCAGTAACGAAAACGTCGAATCTTCGAATGTGGCCGACCAGCAAACAGGCGTAAAAGAAAGTGATAA GATTGGAGCGGAATCGGAAACCGACACCGAGGATTATGAAAAGGTTCAGAATCAAAGTCCACTCGGTGGATGTTCCAGGCGAGAGGATACACCGAAGATACCTGTTGCGATGACGTGCACCGTTGCTACTTGCACCGAACCGATAGAGACGGTTTGTGCGGAGACACTAACAGAG GATAATATCGGCACGACGCGCTTGGAAGTGGAAAGACTCAAAGGTTTACTCAGCAGTGTTCACCAGCTATCGCAGGattcgatgatgatgttgcggGATCAGTTGGCACGGGTGCGTGCCGAGTCCGAAACCAATCGCACGCAGTTCCAATCAGAGTTAAGTGCAGTGGATCGGGCGTGGAATGATATTCAGCAGATGGCACGCAATCGCGAACGAGAAACTATTCAGCAGCTAACGGTCGATCACGAGTTGGAAATGAACGACTTACGCAAGAGCGTTCATCAGATGGATGATGAAATTCAATCGCTACGGTCAGACAACAGTACAATGAAGGCGAGCCACATCGAAACAGTATCGAGTTACGAGCAAGAAAAGAAGTTACTGAATGATCAGATTGCCCAAATGCACAAGGTAATCGAACGGCAGGAGAGTCAGCTAGCGAATTCCGAGACAGACCATAAGCAGGCAATCCAGGAGGTAATTGAGCAGTTGGAGCACAAGCACCGAACCGAAATTGAATCGTTACGCTGCCGGTTCAAGCTAATGGCGACCAGTATGGATCGTTCACCATCCGACACGAGTCTTGAGAAGATCGAGAAGCCGGACATGATCGACATTGGGACGCATGAGCAGCTGCTGGCGCAGGTGCGTGATGATTGCCAGCAAGAAAAAGAACGAGCAGTAAGGTCGGCGGTCGAGGAAGCACGACAACGATGGGAAGCAAATGCCATTGGCAGTGGTGGCGTTGCTGTTGGTAGTGCGGGCAGTGCGGGACGGTTGCACCGTTCGTATGGAGCGGCTGGTTCACCTAGCAGTGGCAGCCAGGACGTGTACAAGCGCATCCTGGATGAAAAGGATCGTCAATTGGACGAGTTGCGCGATAAGGAATCACAACTGCTTCGGGAGGTAATGCGTATGCGGGAAACGATTCAATCCCTTACCGATCCTGAGTTGAGTCCGTTGAATGATCATAGCTGTCGCGAACAGTTGGAAGCGCTGGAAACAGATCGGCAACAGATGACGGAAGAGCTTGTTAAACTGCATGAGGGTATGAAAATGCTTGAGATGGAAAAGAGCACTTTGTCTCGTGAGCTGGAAAAGCATCGGAAAGACACATCACAGTTGTTGACATGTTCCGAAGGAGATACCGTAACGTATGTGTGGAATCCCCTTTATGCGCAGTACACCATTGTGCAG GTATCAGATTTCATCTACTTCATGCACGAAAGCAGCTATAAGGAACTGGCCATAATGCCACCAGTAAAGAATGAGCTACCATCAGTTTTGTTCGGTTTTGGGACAGTTATGCGCAAGGACTTTTGTCATGCACGTAAAGATGATAACCGGTACGGCGTTTCACGAGGTACCCAATTCTATCGCGTAAAGCTAAAGGCTGCAAGTGTTGCAAAGAAGAGTAAAG GTCGCCCATGGTCGAGTAGAGCAGAGTCATATCAACAACCTCCCACGGCTGTGGTGACGATTGAAATGCAATCAAGCAGTAATACGGCACCAATTAACAGCAGTGTCACCGGTAGGTTGATAGATTCTTTTGCACAAACGGAACAACCGTCATCATCTTCAACCACGGTATCGACGGAGGCCATGCTGATCGGGACATCGATCGGAGACGGTAGTAAATCGCCGACCGGTACTAGTCGCGACATGATCGACTCTGGTGTGGTCGAGCAGCAGCGCAGCAGCTATCGTGAGCGCAACATTAGCATCACGGATGAGGACGATTTGGTAGCTGGGATCGGATCGACTGGTAGTATCGATCGTATCCGCTATCAGAGCGTCTGTGAGGAGGACGATCCAGCCGGTGAGGATGATACGGACGGTGGCCTTCCGGAAAGCACCGGTGGTAGCAGCAGTGCGACG GATTATCCGTCTTGCTACACAAGCGCCACTTCCATAGTTGCCATTCGCACAGCTGCGTTACGCACCATGACGGGCTCTCAGATGCGAGGTTCACCATCGCTCGTCACTGCAACTTCAGCACCGACCATCATCGCCGACAGTGGTAACAACAGTGAAGCGTCCACTGCCAGCGTCCACACTCATCCGCTTTCCACCAACAACGACTCACAGCCGGCACAATCGTCGCTGACGATCGAAAGTGGCGGTGCCGGGTACGGATCAATCGCTGATGATGTGAGCGATTCGGCCGACTCCGAGTATCGGTCGCTTGAAGGCAACGATCCGGAGGACAGTGACAGTGCAGCGGCTCCACTGCCCAAAACACAAGACGATCGTAGCGACCATTAA